A portion of the Oncorhynchus gorbuscha isolate QuinsamMale2020 ecotype Even-year linkage group LG19, OgorEven_v1.0, whole genome shotgun sequence genome contains these proteins:
- the LOC124005024 gene encoding synaptotagmin-11-like: MAEITELRPAYDMSPVLAGFIGAAALVVAVVILVLLWSFCQRRHLRVMGRYKLHGDQYCDSAEDPPYKFIHMLKGISIYPESLSSSKRIVRVARRAGWQGERDRERGGGRGMVLVDAENNILDAPTHLQMSHLVPPAGQPRMEAALPVRADYCCLDSSATSSENSSKTVSPFTPASSDPESEPETSLGSLSLALDYNFPKKALVVTIVGAHGLPAVDEQGKSSDPYVKMTILPEKKHRVKTRVLRKTLEPVFDETFTFYGVAYSSLPELTLHFLVLSFDRFARDDVIGEVVVPLTELEPSTGRVHITQQISKRNMQCESRGELLVSLSYQPVSHRLSVVVLKAKHLPKMDISGLSGNPYVKVNVFYGRKRIAKKKTHVKKCTLNPVFNESFIYDVPPELLPEISVEFVVVDFDRTTKNEVVGRLPLGLHSPCPSGAAHWREVCENPRRQISKWHNLSEY, translated from the exons aCATGTCACCGGTGCTGGCTGGTTTTATCGGTGCAGCGGCTCTGGTGGTTGCCGTGGTGATCCTGGTTCTCCTGTGGTCCTTCTGCCAGCGTCGACACCTCCGGGTGATGGGCCGGTACAAGCTCCATGGTGATCAGTACTGTGACTCTGCTGAAGACCCGCCCTACAAGTTCATCCACATGCTGAAGGGCATCAGTATCTACCCAGAGTCCCTCAGCAGCAGCAAGAGGATAGTACGGGTGGCCAGGCGTGCTGggtggcagggggagagagacagagagaggggtggtggccGCGGGATGGTCCTGGTGGATGCTGAGAACAACATCCTGGATGCTCCTACCCATCTCCAGATGAGCCACCTGGTGCCCCCTGCTGGCCAGCCCAGAATGGAGGCGGCACTGCCCGTCAGGGCCGACTACTGCTGCCTGGATAGCTCAGCTACCAGTAGCGAGAACAGCAGCAAGACCGTTTCACCTTTCACCCCCGCGTCCTCCGACCCAGAATCAGAGCCTGAAACCAGCCTGGGCTCCCTCAGCCTGGCTTTAGACTACAACTTCCCCAAGAAAGCCTTGGTAGTGACCATCGTTGGAGCCCATGGCCTGCCTGCAGTTGACGAACAGGGGAAAAGCTCCGACCCCTACGTGAAGATGACCATCCTCCCTGAGAAGAAGCACCGGGTGAAGACCAGGGTCCTGAGGAAGACACTGGAGCCGGTGTTTGACGAGACGTTCACGTTCTATGGCGTGGCCTACAGCTCGTTGCCCGAGCTCACGCTGCACTTCCTGGTGCTCAGCTTCGACCGCTTCGCCCGAGATGATGTCATAGGAGAGGTGGTGGTCCCGCTGACAGAGTTGGAACCCAGCACGGGGCGGGTGCACATCACCCAGCAAATCAGCAAGAGGAACATGCAG TGCGAGAGCCGTGGGGAGCTGTTGGTGTCTCTGTCCTACCAGCCTGTCTCCCACCGCCTCAGTGTGGTGGTGCTGAAGGCCAAACACCTGCCCAAGATGGACATCTCTGGCCTGTCTGGAA ACCCATATGTGAAGGTCAATGTGTTCTACGGACGCAAGCGCATCGCCAAGAAAAAGACGCACGTGAAGAAGTGCACGTTAAACCCCGTCTTCAACGAGTCCTTCATCTACGACGTGCCCCCCGAGCTGCTCCCTGAGATCTCCGTGGAGTTTGTGGTGGTCGACTTTGACCGTACCACTAAGAACGAGGTGGTGGGGCGCCTGCCCCTCGGCCTGCACAGCCCCTGTCCCTCTGGCGCCGCCCACTGGCGGGAAGTCTGCGAAAACCCCCGTCGGCAGATCTCAAAGTGGCACAACCTCAGTGAATACTAG